A window from Danio aesculapii chromosome 6, fDanAes4.1, whole genome shotgun sequence encodes these proteins:
- the sec61a1a gene encoding protein transport protein Sec61 subunit alpha-like 1, which translates to MAIKFLEVIKPFCAVLPEIQKPERKIQFREKVLWTAITLFIFLVCCQIPLFGIMSSDSADPFYWMRVILASNRGTLMELGISPIVTSGLIMQLLAGAKIIEVGDTPKDRALFNGAQKLFGMIITIGQAIVYVMTGMYGDPSEMGAGICLLIIIQLFVAGLIVLLLDELLQKGYGLGSGISLFIATNICETIVWKAFSPTTVNTGRGTEFEGAIIALFHLLATRTDKVRALREAFYRQNLPNLMNLIATVFVFAVVIYFQGFRVDLPIKSARYRGQYNTYPIKLFYTSNIPIILQSALVSNLYVISQMLSTRFSGNFLVNLLGTWSDTSSGGPARAYPVGGLCYYLSPPESFGSVLDDPVHAVIYIVFMLGSCAFFSKTWIEVSGSSAKDVAKQLKEQQMVMRGHRETSMVHELNRYIPTAAAFGGLCIGGLSVMADFLGAIGSGTGILLAVTIIYQYFEIFVKEQSEVGSMGALLF; encoded by the exons ATGGCGA ttAAGTTCTTGGAGGTAATAAAACCGTTTTGTGCGGTATTGCCTGAGATCCAGAAACCAGAACGAAAG ATCCAGTTCAGAGAAAAGGTGCTATGGACTGCCATCACATTGTTCATCTTTCTTGTTTGCTGTCAG ATCCCACTGTTTGGGATCATGTCTTCAGACTCTGCAGATCCATTCTACTGGATGAGAGTTATCTTAGCCTCCAACAGAG GTACTTTGATGGAGTTGGGTATCTCTCCCATTGTGACCTCTGGTCTGATCATGCAGCTGCTGGCTGGAGCTAAAATCATTGAGGTTGGAGACACACCGAAAGACAGAGCGCTCTTTAATGGAGCCCAAAAAT TGTTTGGTATGATCATCACCATTGGCCAGGCTATTGTGTACGTCATGACTGGAATGTATGGAGACCCTTCAGAGATGGGTGCTGGCATCTGTCTGCTGATCATCATTCAG TTGTTTGTGGCTGGTCTGATCGTGTTGCTGCTGGATGAGTTGCTGCAGAAAGGTTATGGTTTGGGCTCTGGTATCTCTCTCTTCATCGCCACCAACATCTGTGAGACGATTGTATGGAAAGCATTCAGCCCAACCACAGTCAACACAGGGAGAG gtACTGAGTTTGAGGGAGCCATTATTGCTCTGTTTCACCTGTTGGCCACTCGCACTGATAAAGTCAGAGCTCTGAGAGAGGCTTTCTACAGACAGAACCTGCCCAACCTCATGAACCTCATCGCTACAGTCTTTGTCTTTGCTGTGGTCATATACTTCCAG ggcTTCAGAGTTGACTTACCCATCAAGTCTGCACGTTACCGTGGCCAATACAACACATATCCCATCAAGCTGTTCTACACCTCCAACATTCCGATCATCCTGCAGTCTGCTCTGGTTTCTAATCTTTACGTCATCTCTCAGATGCTCTCCACACGATTCAGTGGCAACTTCCTGGTCAACCTTCTGGGGACTTGGTCT GACACCTCATCCGGTGGTCCAGCGCGCGCCTATCCTGTGGGCGGTCTCTGTTACTATCTGTCTCCTCCAGAGTCATTTGGTTCTGTGCTTGATGACCCAGTGCATGCAGTGATCTACATTGTGTTCATGCTGGGATCCTGTGCCTTCTTTTCTAAGACCTGGATTGAAGTTTCTGGATCTTCTGCCAAAGAT gtaGCCAAGCAGCTGAAAGAACAGCAGATGGTAATGAGAGGACACAGAGAGACCTCCATGGTTCATGAACTCAACAG ATACATCCCCACAGCAGCTGCGTTTGGTGGACTGTGTATCGGAGGCCTTTCAGTAATGGCGGACTTCCTGGGCGCCATCGGCTCCGGAACGGGAATCCTATTGGCTGTTACCATCATCTATCAGTACTTTGAGATATTTGTTAAGGAACAGAGTGAAGTCGGCAGCATGGGAGCGTTACTCTTCTAA